A region from the Corylus avellana chromosome ca7, CavTom2PMs-1.0 genome encodes:
- the LOC132187810 gene encoding early nodulin-like protein 7, translating into MKKVNMASLLGIFCTSAMAILAAMSVGVIAVKEFKVGGKGGWMVPDATNTAMYSQWAERHRFHIGDSLTFEYNNDSVLVVDKYDYYHCNTTDPITAFSGGNRAVVKLDRPGPFYFISGAPDHCNNGQRLLVDVMSPHRRHPIAPSPPSVAFPPETDKQGPSPSPSTSSGVVVSATLSSVSRVLIAGFVTFLWSALL; encoded by the exons ATGAAGAAGGTGAACATGGCATCTCTCTTGGGCATCTTCTGCACTTCTGCGATGGCGATCTTGGCCGCCATGAGCGTGGGGGTCATAGCCGTGAAGGAATTCAAAGTGGGCGGTAAAGGGGGTTGGATGGTACCTGATGCCACCAACACTGCAATGTATAGTCAGTGGGCTGAAAGGCACAGATTTCATATTGGAGATTCTCTCA CTTTTGAGTACAATAATGATTCAGTTCTTGTGGTGGACAAATATGACTACTACCACTGCAACACAACCGACCCTATCACTGCCTTCAGCGGTGGGAACAGAGCTGTAGTGAAGCTTGATAGGCCTGGCCCTTTCTACTTCATTAGTGGTGCTCCTGATCACTGCAACAACGGCCAGCGGTTACTTGTTGATGTGATGTCTCCACACCGACGGCACCCGATTGCTCCGTCACCTCCGTCGGTTGCTTTTCCACCTGAGACGGACAAGCAGGGGCCCTCTCCTTCCCCATCAACAAGCTCAGGAGTTGTAGTTTCAGCCACGCTTAGTT